In Acanthochromis polyacanthus isolate Apoly-LR-REF ecotype Palm Island chromosome 9, KAUST_Apoly_ChrSc, whole genome shotgun sequence, the DNA window AGATGCTGTAGTCGGGGTCAATGTTCAAAACAGACCTGCACAACCTTCAGGATTTTaagacttattttttaaagcaccTGGTTCAGACGAACTTTGCAGAGTCGACAACAGATATGAGAATCGTGCTATTGTTTTGTGGAGCCGACAGTCCACAGTAAATCACAggcttttgacatttttgagccACACGACTAAACCAAAAATGATTTGCTCTCCTCAGCTGTGCACTGATTAAACCAATCAACAGTGGCTGATTCTTGAGTCCACTCGGGCTGTGAGTCAGTCATTAGATGCTGGTGTTAATGCGAATGATTGCAGTGTTCGTTGTGTTtgtgctcctcctcctccagcagcttcagCATTTCCTGTATGACGGCCTGCAGGCCTCGGCCCAGGTCCTGGCTGCTGTAGGGCTTCCCCAGCGGAGGCACATGGACGAAGGCGGCGTGGCCCTGGCGCAGGTACAGGGACGTGTAGTAGGTGTAGTCGCACAGGTACCTGCCAGGAGACAACGCATCAAGGTTATGTAAAgtaaatattgacatttttctaCTCGGCAACAGGAATCAAGGGAGTAGGAGTCACATTTTTTCTGGAGGCAACAAATCACACACTGTTATCTGGAACGGACAACAGACCTCTGTATCACCAACACAGTAAATTCTGTCCATGTCAGTCAAACTAGCACATTTATTACCAGCAGCAGTTAGAACAGGAATGTTACTATTATACTCTATGTGACTAGTGTGCAAATTGTATGTTTCTATTTATTATATTATGGAGATAAATGACAATATCTTTTGATGACTTATGTTACTATTTTTATTACTGTTTCTCACCATTACATCTATTTGCATTTCCaacatttctgtatttcatGATATTGTAGATGTCTAAGAAAAGACctacagttttattttcacaaaaGATACTTTgacatgtcaaaaataaaatatatgtgtTTCTTTTAGCTACTTCCAttttaagactttataacatctGAGTAGAACAGAACCTTTATAAACCTTCTCAACTCcaaacagtttctgttttttatttctccTGTCATATTTCTTTCTCACTGAGGAATCATTTTCACTGCGATATAAAGTCCTACACAATCATTGTTAGGAGTAGAGACAACTTAAAATTGTCGTTTTTGTAGtatcacacattttaaatgtcatatgccataaaaaaatataaagaaaaagttgcatttttttttattgtttattgcagaaataaaaaaaaaaacacctcggAATAAACGTGTCCAACATTTTTGTCCATCATTTGTGTTACTAATACTGGaaatattttactacttgtctttttattttttttttaatttactgaatacatttttttgctaTATTATAAACGagaaatgtagaataaagtgcCTTTGACTACATAAAAGCTTAGATTTGAACGACACATCACAGATGATTACTTCCAGGACTGTCAAAAGTTATAAATCTGATTATTCTTTCaatttttacagcttctggctcttataaatggtgtcatttttgtgatttttaaaaagcaacatgCATTTCAAACCCATCGATGAGCTTTGAGGTTGTCAGAGTTGACTTTAACACTTACGTTTTCCAACAACAACGGGTCAGTTGTtggctgtaaaaaatacagagcATGTTTGCGCCCATCTACAGGCTGCAGTGAATAATTCTAAACACCACCACTAACCTTCCAGCATCTTTAGATACAGACACGGCGATCCCGATGTCGGAGTCGTTGACCCTTTTGCAGACTGCGTCCATGTCTAGCACCGATTTGATGCAGTCCGGTCCGTTCTCCATGCAGCACTGGGAGGCCGGGCAGAAGCTGCAGTTGTCCAGACGCTTGTAGCCCTTGTTGTGGCCACACTGCTCCAGAGTGACTGTGGTCGCCAAGCCAGAAACACCAACGTGGACCACTAACTGCTCCCGGGACACCAAAACACAGAGGCCAAGGGTAAGCTGTGGTATTTTTTTTGGATTAAATGTCTCGATTTTTAGCAGCATCTCATTAACAGTATAATGGGAAGTAATAAGTacacagaaatgtccttatttatgaaagaagagcattttttttaatgaagataacattaatcaaaaatgcagtctagacattgttaatgtggtaaatgactattctagctggacatttttaatggaatatctacataggagtacagaggaacatttccagcaaccatcactcctgtgttctaaccatagactgtatatatagtggacgtagcatctggctccagaattgaagccaacccggaagtgtcaaaaacttgcaatatcacgctgtctgctagggttggctccaaaaagctttttctccatagaccccaattcatttttggaaaaaataaaatttgatagactgatgttctacagctcaggattattttcccgttagttttcatggtcaaaatgagagatcaggtggccgatcttaaaataaatcaatactgaattttaaataaatagttaaagttggcggagccagggggcatggctatacttgatagacagcaacagaagcctctgcggtaaaatgtgggcgggataagagagtcctcagccaatcctgcccctagttgctctccagtctgtttgatgacgcttcttacgtcactggctccaaaaaatccaaaacgacgaccaggaagtagcaaaatccgggcttctttttctcggtgttgaaaccaacgggtgacgtcacagttACTTTATGCCtggttctaatgctacattgtgttagctaatggtgctgaaaggctcattaatgattagaaaacccttgtgcagttacagTCATGGACGAAAGTATTGGCACCCCTGcaattttttcagaaaatacaccatttctcccagaaatcgttgcaattacaaatgtttttgatgTACTCGTGTTTATTTCCTTGATGTGCAttggaaaaatacaaaacagaaaaagaaaaaagccaaaaatgacatcattttgcACAAAACTCAAAAGACGGGCCAGAAAAAAATTGTTGACACCCTCAGCTCAATGTTTGGTTGCACACCCTTTGGAAGAAATATCTGAAACCAGTCGCTTCCTATAACCATCAACGAgctattttcttctgcttttttgtgattttccagTGTACAACAAGGAAATAAACACATGtataccaaaaacatttgtaactgcaacaatttctgggagaaatggtgtattttctggaaaaacGCCAGGGTTGCCAATACTTCCATCCATGACTGTACatcagcacatgaataaaagcgtgAGTTTGCATGGAAAATGTCACATTGACTGAGTGATCCCAAACTTGTGAACTGTAGTGTAATGTACAGCGTTCGTTTCCCTGAATACCTGTGGCTGCTGCTCTTTCCACAGAGATGGCAGGAGGTTCTGAACAGCCTGATATTCAACAGGAATCTCACACACATGAAGATCTACAGCCTCACCCAGTCCTAATCGTTCCAGCTCCTGTGAACACACAGTATATCCACATAAACTGCAATCGTAGAATGGTTTTCAGGCCAACAATGAAAAATATTAGGACAATATAAATACAGGAAAATTTCACTTTAactctcgtgtcgtcctgcgggtcaaaactgactcgctttaaagtttgaaaatgtggggaaaaaaacattttcacagtgaaacttctgatgtccacatttttaacatttttgggaaatctttgaacattttttggtggaaaaaagaaatgttaaaaatgtttcctaagaacattcactaaaaaaatcaaccaaaatccagaaaatttcgctggattttggttgatttttttagtgaatgttcttaaagaaaatatcagaagttttactgatatatatgatgtgattttagatattttcaggatttttttggaagatttttactcattttttgaaaacatttacaagaattttcttgccaaattcgtttttttaaaataaaacttttatggaattattggaattttttcctgaaggttttatacattttcagaaatttggggaattattttgctgaatttttggatttttttcagacgaggaaacaatattttttgatgcccgtaaatgaagacaacaggagggttaagtgaAATGTGCACAAATCTACTCTAAATGTATAGCTATAAAGTGCacttttctatttaaaaacCACATTTAGTTTCAGTTATTTCAGCACTGACAGTCTGATTACTGATTACCTGCACTGCCACCCAGCTGGAGTTGACTGCATGCTCACCAAAGGGCTCAAaccctgcaggaaaaaaaaaacagtcaggtaGGGTGCTTATCTTTCATGGGAAGAAGCGATAGTGGTGAATGTGAAAAAGGGGATTTTCATTCAAGGTCTAAAGGTTGCATCAAGTTAATCATTAATAGCACTGGTAGatacacaaaagacacacagaatggtttgtttttcacagccgGTAAACAAAAGCCTTCTGTTCTGCCTGCAGCATTACACATTAGTAGCATTATAACAGTATGTAAATCATATGTGTGCAGCTCGGACATAAATAGAGAACTCTGAGTGAGAATAAACAGCACTGTAGTGATAAAGAAACACTTTGAGACAcgtgtgtctcttttttcagCCCTCTCACAGCTCAGACCTCTCACCTGTCACTACTACTTTCTTCTTATTGGCCATAATCCTCCGCTGCTATGACTGGAATTGTTATAGATGAATAATAAGGGGAACAATTATCCCAAACAGGAATCCCAGGATTGTCTGCGCTGGCTGGCTGTCTTCTTCTGGTCCACAGCTGAGAGGAAACGACAAACCAAACATGGATGGATCACACTGCCATCTGCTGTTTGGGAAGGCAGCTCATCCCACAGATGAAGAAACCAACAAACAAGAAGAGCTTGAGGAATTTGCTTTGCATCGGGAGACAGATCTGTCTTTGAAAACAGGAGGCAGGAGGACGATAAAAAGATCCTGTTAATCTGAGTGCTTTACCCTTCCTGTTATTGTCATTTACggacaacaaaaaaatcttgtctcattgtctgaaaaaaatcaaaaattcagcaaaaaatccccaaatttctaaaaatgtgcaaaaccttcaggaagaaaattctaataatttctgaaaagtttcccttaaaagttttctttttaaaaaaatacccaaatgtgacaagaaaattcctgtaattattttcaaaaaatgagtaaaaatcttcaaaaaaatcctaaaaatatctaatatatcagtaaaacttctaatattttctttaagaacattcacataaaaatcaaccaaaatccagcgactCTCGCTGGATCTTGGttaattttttgtgtgaatgttctttagaaatatttttaacatttctttttttccccaccaagaaaatgttcaaacatttttcaaaaatgtggaaaatgtggacatcactgTGGAGATATTTCACTGTGAATGTTtcttttccccacattttcaaaccttaaaatTTTGtcccacaggacgacatgagggttagtgaaactgaaaagagctgaggcccataaagaaaatgaaaaacaagcatTGCGTTACCAGATGAAAGGTTTCCAAGGAGGTTTTATGAATGGGTGAGTAAAAACAGCCTCTTCTCTCTCAATAAGAGCTGTTGAAAGAGTCCACAAGTGAACACTTAAGCACCGACCAGCTCCCCCAGTGGAGCTGCTCAGTGGTTTTACTGGGCAGCTCCACTATGTGAATGTGTGCACTGTAACGGCGTGAGGGTGACACGGGGTGTTGCTGGAGTAAGCTTTCCccaggagggttaaaaatcaAAGGAGAACTTCAGTGGCTGAGCGGAGCAGGAAGTGTACCTGACAGTCTCCACTACCTGGAGTTTAGAGGACAAACCTTCTCCTCAGCTTGTTGTCCTGAAGCTAATCTAATATCGTTTTACAGgaacagctgcttttttttcttcactctgtggtccacaCCCCTTGGTTGCGAAATGACTCACACATTCTGGACACCGTTGAGTGGCACAAGTGGAGAAAACGCTGCTCTCCATAGACTGCAGATGACGAGGGGAACGTCTCAGAGAGATCCTCTCTTTCATGTCGGTGGCGCTGAGGTTAGAGAATCGACACTGATTCCTGCCTCTGAGCCACATCAAACGGTTTACACCTCCACCGACCACCTACACAAATCTGCACTGCAGTCGCTCGCAGCcctaccctcctcctcctcctcttcctcttcctcaacCCATTCACCTTTCTCTCTCTGCGTCACTCAGTGTGTcagtgttgccatggaaactaATGATgccctctctgctctgtggtgcTGATGCAGACGGTCTGCTGACGTCCTCGCCGTGTATGGGCGGAATAACAATAATCTACTGTAGTTTCCACCACAGGGCCGGTGCATGTACagtgtgtttgtctcttttttccagttttataaTGTATTCTACTCTAaattatatgtttattttagtTCCGTTGGTTTGAAATGAATCCATCCCtcatgtgaatgtgaatgtgaatcAGTGTTTTATATATCTCaaattgaataaataaaaacgtttaaaaagcagcaatttcactgttctgtgtttcattatgatgatttttttaaccctcgtgtcgtcctgcgggtcaaaattgacccatttaaagtttgaaagtgtggggggaaaaaaatattttcacagtgaaacttctggtgtccacattttcagcatttttgggaaatctctgaacattttttggtggaaaaaaagaaatgctaaaaatgtttcttaagaacattcacaaaaaaaatcaaccaaaatccagcgaatgttcctaaagaaaatattagaagttttactgataaacatACATaatcacttcaaatattttcaggatttttttgggagatttttactcattttttgaaaatatttacaagaattttcttgcaagtttgggagatttttaaaaacaaaactttgaaggaattattggaaatttcttcctgaaggtttttcaattttcagaaatttggggatttttttgctgaatatttgaatttcttcagacagggaaacaatatttttggtgcccctaaatgaggacaacaggagggttaatatcgCTGCATGTATTTCTGGAACATTTGAGCATTCACTAGCCataaaaaccatgaaaacagAGTTTTCGCCACTGATGTCCGTGTTTCCACAAGCTTTCTTTcaatcacagaaaacactggTTTCCTCATTCTACTGTC includes these proteins:
- the LOC110950717 gene encoding pyroglutamyl-peptidase 1-like; its protein translation is MANKKKVVVTGFEPFGEHAVNSSWVAVQELERLGLGEAVDLHVCEIPVEYQAVQNLLPSLWKEQQPQLVVHVGVSGLATTVTLEQCGHNKGYKRLDNCSFCPASQCCMENGPDCIKSVLDMDAVCKRVNDSDIGIAVSVSKDAGRYLCDYTYYTSLYLRQGHAAFVHVPPLGKPYSSQDLGRGLQAVIQEMLKLLEEEEHKHNEHCNHSH